In one Pseudarthrobacter oxydans genomic region, the following are encoded:
- a CDS encoding GAF and ANTAR domain-containing protein, translating to MTNPEHFTGSSGTGSHEPPGMDTRLQELVLDSQDIAGFLTDLAVVAADRLSTPGSTVHAGVTVIRHKRPKAVASSDAEARALDELQNGFGEGPCLTALRTKSPLLVPDLAGEHRWAPYMKVAQAQGVASILAVPLDLAGDAEAVLNLYSNRSHGFSAEDISTVESFARQAAGSLRLVLRITQLSEAKADLSTALQSRTIIDMAVGAVMAENRCSRETAFEILTKASSTRNIKLREVAAAVIASISGEKEIKTYFDA from the coding sequence ATGACAAACCCGGAACACTTCACCGGCAGCTCCGGCACGGGAAGCCACGAACCCCCCGGTATGGACACGAGGCTGCAGGAACTGGTCCTGGACAGCCAGGACATCGCCGGCTTCCTCACCGACCTTGCCGTGGTTGCCGCTGACCGGCTGTCCACGCCAGGCAGCACGGTCCACGCCGGCGTCACCGTGATCCGCCACAAAAGGCCCAAGGCCGTGGCAAGCAGTGACGCCGAAGCGCGGGCCCTGGACGAACTGCAGAACGGATTCGGTGAAGGCCCGTGCCTTACTGCCCTGCGCACGAAAAGTCCGCTGCTGGTCCCCGACCTGGCTGGCGAGCACCGCTGGGCGCCGTACATGAAAGTGGCCCAGGCGCAAGGCGTTGCCTCCATCCTTGCCGTGCCGCTGGATTTGGCCGGCGATGCAGAGGCCGTCCTGAACCTCTACTCCAACCGCAGCCACGGTTTTTCGGCTGAAGACATCTCCACCGTGGAATCCTTCGCCCGCCAGGCAGCCGGATCACTGAGGCTGGTCCTTCGCATCACACAGCTCAGCGAGGCGAAAGCCGACCTCTCCACCGCCCTGCAGTCGCGCACCATCATCGACATGGCCGTCGGAGCCGTCATGGCCGAGAACCGGTGCAGCCGGGAAACGGCGTTCGAAATCCTCACCAAGGCCTCCAGCACGCGCAACATCAAGCTCCGCGAGGTGGCGGCGGCGGTCATCGCCTCCATCTCCGGCGAGAAGGAAATCAAGACCTACTTCGACGCCTAA